From the Caballeronia sp. NK8 genome, one window contains:
- a CDS encoding ABC transporter permease, whose protein sequence is MSTAFRNDQAARKAGHSHPTIKLGFTQTVRQAWRMTARDWRAGELTMLLLALVLAVAALSSVGFLSDRMRQGLARDGRQMIAADFIVRADHPVDPMFASEAKSLGLDTANTTIFPSMISSTSAQPASRLAAIKGVTPGYPLRGALRIAPGIDAADAPAHGIPAPGTVWVDPALLDALKTQVGGTVKVGTRTFTVAAVITRELDRGFSFVNFSPRLLMRADEIAGTGLIGYGSRVTYRLLVAGPDPQVEQFAKFAREKADGGKLRGVALESLSDGQPQVRQTIDRAGHFLTLVSLLTALLAAVAVAMAAHRFARRHLDGCAAMRCLGVSQRTLRALFLNEFLAIGLIGSAVGVVLGFGGHLVLLNWLGSLVDVELPQPSVWPALQGIAMGLVLLLGFALPPLLPITRVPPVHVIRRELGDAQRVAHAAYGVGVLLFAALLILAAGELKLGGIVAGGFAAGLLVFGAIARAALWAAARFVRREKSRAGVGWRYALASLERRSGSSALQITALGIGLMCLLLIGMTRNDLIKGWRDATPPDAPNQFLIDIQPDQRPGVLDYLHTHGQPAAALSPMVRARLIAINNKPVNPDDYDKADAKRLVDREFNLSYTTELPGDNRVTQGAWFGKDAKPQVSIEEGIAKTIRVKMGDTLRFDVAGLPVEAPVTSIRKVDWNSFKVNFFVLLPPEALADLPATFITSFHLPTQEERVIDGLVARYPNVTAIDIAPILAQIHRTLAQVIGAVQFLFLFTLAAGVLVLYAALAGTRDERVRESALLRALGASHKQVRAVQVAEFVAVGALSGLMAALGAQGIGYVLAARVFEFHIDFNPWLLPTGIVAGIACAALSGWLSLRRVLARPALQSLRDA, encoded by the coding sequence TTGAGCACTGCATTCAGGAACGATCAGGCTGCACGCAAGGCAGGGCATTCGCACCCGACCATCAAACTCGGATTCACGCAGACGGTGCGCCAGGCATGGCGCATGACCGCGCGCGACTGGCGCGCGGGCGAACTCACGATGCTGCTGCTCGCGCTGGTGCTGGCGGTGGCCGCGCTGTCGAGCGTCGGCTTTCTCTCCGATCGTATGCGTCAGGGGCTCGCGCGCGACGGGCGTCAGATGATCGCCGCCGATTTCATCGTGCGCGCCGATCACCCCGTCGATCCGATGTTCGCGAGCGAGGCGAAGTCGCTCGGGCTCGACACGGCGAACACGACCATCTTCCCCAGCATGATCAGCTCGACGTCCGCGCAGCCGGCCTCGCGGCTCGCGGCGATCAAGGGCGTGACGCCGGGCTATCCGTTGCGCGGCGCGCTGCGCATCGCGCCGGGCATCGATGCCGCCGATGCCCCCGCGCACGGCATCCCCGCGCCCGGCACGGTCTGGGTCGATCCCGCCTTGCTCGACGCGCTCAAGACGCAGGTCGGCGGCACCGTGAAGGTCGGCACGCGCACGTTCACGGTTGCGGCCGTCATCACGCGCGAGCTGGATCGCGGTTTCTCGTTCGTCAACTTCTCGCCGCGCCTGCTGATGCGCGCCGACGAGATCGCGGGCACCGGCCTGATCGGTTACGGCAGCCGCGTGACGTATCGATTGCTCGTCGCCGGTCCCGACCCTCAGGTCGAGCAGTTCGCGAAGTTCGCGCGGGAGAAAGCCGATGGCGGCAAGCTGCGCGGCGTCGCGCTGGAGTCGCTGTCCGATGGCCAGCCGCAAGTGCGTCAGACGATCGACCGCGCGGGCCATTTCCTCACGCTCGTGTCGCTCCTGACCGCGCTGCTCGCGGCGGTCGCGGTCGCGATGGCCGCGCATCGCTTCGCGCGGCGGCATCTCGACGGCTGCGCCGCAATGCGTTGTCTCGGCGTCAGCCAGCGCACGCTGCGCGCGCTGTTTCTGAATGAATTCCTCGCGATCGGTCTGATCGGCAGCGCGGTGGGCGTCGTGCTCGGTTTCGGCGGCCATCTGGTGCTGCTGAACTGGCTCGGCTCGCTCGTCGATGTCGAGTTGCCGCAGCCGAGCGTCTGGCCTGCGCTGCAAGGCATCGCGATGGGTCTCGTGCTGCTGCTCGGCTTCGCATTGCCGCCGCTCTTGCCGATCACGCGCGTGCCGCCGGTGCACGTGATTCGCCGCGAACTGGGCGATGCGCAGCGCGTCGCGCATGCGGCGTATGGCGTCGGCGTGCTGCTGTTCGCGGCGCTGCTGATCCTCGCGGCGGGCGAGCTGAAGCTCGGCGGCATCGTCGCGGGCGGTTTCGCGGCGGGCCTGCTCGTGTTCGGCGCGATCGCGCGCGCGGCGCTGTGGGCGGCGGCGCGCTTCGTGCGGCGCGAAAAGAGCCGCGCGGGCGTCGGCTGGCGTTATGCGCTCGCGTCGCTGGAGCGGCGCAGCGGATCGAGCGCGCTGCAGATCACCGCGCTCGGCATTGGGCTGATGTGCCTGCTGCTCATCGGCATGACGCGCAACGATCTCATCAAGGGCTGGCGCGACGCGACGCCGCCCGATGCGCCGAATCAGTTTCTCATCGACATACAGCCGGATCAGCGCCCAGGCGTGCTCGACTATCTGCACACGCACGGCCAACCCGCCGCCGCGCTCTCGCCGATGGTGCGCGCGCGTCTGATCGCCATCAACAACAAGCCGGTGAATCCGGACGACTACGACAAAGCCGACGCGAAACGCCTCGTCGATCGCGAATTCAACCTCTCCTACACGACCGAGCTGCCCGGCGACAATCGCGTGACGCAAGGCGCGTGGTTCGGCAAGGACGCGAAGCCGCAGGTGTCGATCGAGGAGGGCATCGCGAAGACGATTCGCGTAAAGATGGGCGATACGCTGCGTTTCGACGTCGCCGGTCTGCCGGTCGAAGCGCCCGTGACGAGTATCCGCAAGGTCGACTGGAACTCGTTCAAGGTCAACTTCTTCGTGCTGCTGCCGCCCGAGGCGCTCGCGGACCTGCCGGCGACCTTCATCACGAGCTTTCATCTGCCGACGCAGGAGGAGCGCGTGATCGACGGCCTCGTCGCGCGTTATCCGAACGTGACGGCCATCGATATCGCGCCGATTCTCGCGCAGATCCATCGCACGCTCGCGCAGGTGATCGGCGCGGTGCAGTTCCTGTTCCTCTTCACGCTCGCGGCGGGCGTGCTCGTGCTGTACGCGGCGCTCGCCGGCACGCGCGACGAACGCGTGCGCGAGTCCGCGCTGCTGCGCGCGCTCGGTGCGTCGCACAAGCAGGTGCGCGCGGTGCAGGTGGCGGAGTTCGTCGCCGTGGGCGCGCTCTCGGGCCTGATGGCGGCGCTCGGCGCGCAGGGCATCGGCTACGTGCTCGCGGCGCGCGTGTTCGAGTTTCATATCGATTTCAATCCGTGGCTCTTGCCCACGGGCATCGTGGCGGGTATCGCGTGCGCGGCCTTGAGCGGCTGGCTGAGCCTGCGGCGCGTGCTGGCGCGCCCGGCTCTGCAATCCCTGCGCGATGCGTAA
- a CDS encoding DUF4126 domain-containing protein, which yields MLESLSLAAGLSWASGLRLYLTVFIAGMFQRMGVVHLPDSLAVLGSPWVIGVAAVLAVVEFLADKIPAVDSLWDAVHTFIRIPAGAVLAAGSLGHADPAMLTIAALAGGTLAGASHFAKAGTRALINLSPEPVSNWAASATEDVGALAGITLALFVPLLFLVLVLVFLVLAGWALPRLARGVHGGVSRMAKHMLPSTYARMNRLRSKHD from the coding sequence ATGCTTGAGTCACTTTCGCTCGCTGCGGGCCTGTCATGGGCTAGCGGGCTGCGCCTGTACCTTACCGTCTTCATCGCCGGCATGTTCCAGCGCATGGGCGTCGTCCATCTGCCGGATTCGCTCGCGGTGCTCGGCTCGCCGTGGGTGATCGGCGTCGCGGCGGTGCTCGCGGTCGTCGAATTTCTCGCCGACAAGATTCCCGCCGTCGATTCCCTGTGGGACGCGGTCCACACCTTCATCCGTATTCCGGCGGGCGCCGTGCTCGCTGCCGGCTCGCTCGGCCACGCCGATCCCGCCATGCTCACCATCGCCGCGCTCGCGGGCGGCACGCTCGCCGGCGCATCGCACTTCGCGAAGGCGGGCACGCGCGCGCTCATCAATCTGTCGCCGGAACCTGTGTCGAACTGGGCGGCGTCGGCGACCGAGGATGTCGGCGCGCTCGCCGGCATCACGCTCGCGCTGTTCGTGCCGCTGCTGTTTCTCGTGCTCGTGCTGGTGTTTCTCGTGCTCGCGGGCTGGGCGCTGCCGCGGCTCGCGCGCGGCGTGCACGGCGGCGTGTCGCGCATGGCCAAGCACATGCTGCCGAGCACTTACGCGCGCATGAACCGATTGCGGAGCAAGCACGATTGA
- the sugE gene encoding quaternary ammonium compound efflux SMR transporter SugE — protein MSWILLFIAGVLEVAWAAGLKSSEGFTRLGPSIFTLITAIGSFVLLAMAMRQLPLGTAYAVWTGIGAVGAFVFGIVFMGEALSAARIFSALLIVAGLVGLKISSGH, from the coding sequence ATGTCCTGGATTCTTCTCTTCATCGCCGGTGTGCTGGAAGTCGCATGGGCCGCCGGTCTCAAATCCTCCGAAGGCTTCACACGGCTCGGTCCGTCGATCTTCACGCTGATCACCGCGATCGGCAGTTTCGTGCTGCTCGCGATGGCCATGCGCCAGTTGCCGCTCGGCACGGCCTACGCCGTGTGGACGGGCATCGGCGCGGTCGGCGCGTTCGTGTTCGGCATCGTGTTCATGGGCGAGGCGCTGTCGGCGGCGCGGATTTTCAGCGCGTTGCTGATCGTCGCGGGCCTCGTCGGACTGAAGATCTCGTCGGGCCACTGA
- a CDS encoding cytochrome ubiquinol oxidase subunit I translates to MDVDSVLLSRFQFAWVVAFHILLPAFTVGLSCYIATLEFNWWITKRDVYRRLSAFWLKIFAVSFGMGVVSGIVMPFQFGTNWSRFSDATANVVGPLMGYEVLTAFFLESAFLGVLLFGRKLVPQWAHVMSAIFVAAGTVISSFWILAVNSWMQTPQGHRMLPDGRFEVVSFFDVIFTPSFPYRLGHTVSAFLVTAGFVILGIGAMYLRERRALEESRVMVKMSLIFLIIMVPVQMVIGDAHGLNTLKHQPAKLAAMEGLWESGTRIPANLFSIPDQDEERNHFEISIPVLGSLYLTHDPNGFVRGLKDFPREDRPPVAVVFFAFHIMVGIALLMFALVLWGIVQFARGRIETSTRWLRAATWAMPLGFIAVIAGWTTTEAGRQPWTVYGILRTKDSVTPSLTATDVGLSWLLYVLAYLVIFGAGFFLLRRLVRVGPAEVAHAHEKEELDTRSRAARPLSAVSAAPGGAARSVNGDDIVPPGRGRP, encoded by the coding sequence ATGGATGTCGATTCGGTCCTGCTCTCCCGTTTCCAGTTCGCGTGGGTCGTCGCGTTCCACATTCTGCTGCCGGCTTTCACGGTCGGCCTGTCGTGCTACATCGCGACGCTCGAGTTCAACTGGTGGATCACCAAACGCGACGTCTACCGCCGCCTGTCTGCGTTCTGGCTGAAAATTTTCGCGGTGTCGTTCGGCATGGGCGTGGTGTCGGGCATCGTCATGCCCTTTCAGTTCGGCACCAACTGGAGCCGCTTCTCCGATGCCACCGCGAACGTCGTCGGCCCGTTGATGGGCTACGAAGTGCTGACCGCGTTCTTCCTCGAATCGGCGTTTCTCGGCGTGCTGCTGTTCGGGCGCAAGCTCGTGCCGCAGTGGGCGCACGTGATGTCCGCGATTTTCGTCGCGGCGGGCACGGTGATTTCGTCGTTCTGGATTCTCGCCGTCAATAGCTGGATGCAGACGCCGCAGGGGCATCGCATGCTGCCCGACGGCCGCTTCGAAGTGGTGAGCTTCTTCGACGTGATCTTCACGCCGTCGTTTCCCTACCGGCTCGGACACACGGTGAGCGCGTTTCTCGTGACGGCGGGCTTCGTCATTCTCGGCATCGGCGCGATGTATTTGCGCGAGCGGCGCGCGCTCGAGGAAAGCCGCGTGATGGTCAAGATGTCGCTGATCTTTCTGATCATCATGGTGCCAGTGCAGATGGTGATCGGCGACGCGCACGGCCTCAACACGCTCAAGCATCAGCCCGCCAAGCTCGCGGCGATGGAAGGCCTGTGGGAATCCGGCACGCGCATCCCGGCCAATCTCTTTTCCATTCCCGATCAGGATGAAGAGCGCAACCACTTCGAGATATCGATTCCGGTGCTCGGCAGCCTGTATCTGACGCACGATCCGAACGGCTTCGTGCGCGGACTGAAGGACTTTCCGCGCGAGGACCGGCCGCCGGTGGCGGTCGTGTTCTTCGCGTTCCACATCATGGTCGGCATTGCGCTTCTGATGTTCGCGCTCGTGCTGTGGGGCATCGTGCAGTTCGCGCGCGGCAGGATCGAGACGAGCACGCGCTGGCTGCGCGCGGCCACCTGGGCGATGCCGCTCGGCTTCATCGCCGTGATCGCCGGCTGGACCACCACCGAAGCCGGCCGCCAGCCGTGGACCGTCTACGGCATCCTGCGCACCAAGGATTCGGTGACGCCCTCGCTCACCGCCACCGATGTCGGCCTGTCGTGGCTGCTCTACGTGCTCGCGTATCTCGTCATCTTCGGCGCGGGTTTCTTTCTGCTGCGGCGGCTGGTGCGCGTCGGGCCGGCCGAAGTCGCGCACGCGCACGAGAAGGAAGAACTCGACACCAGATCCCGCGCGGCGCGCCCGCTCTCGGCGGTATCGGCGGCGCCAGGCGGCGCGGCGCGATCCGTGAACGGGGACGATATCGTGCCCCCCGGGCGCGGGCGCCCTTAA
- the cydB gene encoding cytochrome d ubiquinol oxidase subunit II: MLDLVPLWAAILALAVFMYVLLDGFDLGVGMMFLLRRDPDSRNLMINSVAPVWDFNETWLILGGGGLFAVFPLAFAIIVPAVYFPILFMLLGLIFRGVAFEFREVIGARKWLWDAAFGCGSLVATFSQGIVLGMFIQGFPIEGRVYVGTSWNWVAPFPLLVGVGLIFGYALQGTTWLVLKTEGELQQWSRTMARYALLGVIAFILLISLWTPLKDARIAARWFGFPQSFLFAPVPVLTVLLAWTLWSSLAKGREVLPFLCSIGLFFLAFTGLVISLWPFIAPPSVTLWDASAAPLSHQFLLIGTMFLLPVLVIYVIWSYWVFRGKVRGDIGYHA, encoded by the coding sequence ATGCTCGATCTCGTGCCGCTGTGGGCCGCCATTCTCGCGCTGGCGGTGTTCATGTATGTGCTGCTCGACGGCTTCGATCTCGGCGTCGGCATGATGTTCCTGCTGCGCCGCGACCCCGACTCGCGCAACCTGATGATCAACTCTGTCGCGCCGGTCTGGGACTTCAACGAGACCTGGCTCATCCTCGGCGGCGGCGGCCTCTTCGCGGTCTTTCCGCTCGCGTTCGCGATCATCGTGCCGGCGGTCTACTTCCCGATTCTCTTCATGCTGCTCGGGCTGATCTTTCGCGGCGTGGCGTTCGAGTTTCGCGAGGTGATCGGCGCGCGCAAGTGGCTGTGGGACGCCGCGTTCGGCTGCGGCTCGCTCGTCGCGACGTTCTCGCAGGGCATCGTGCTCGGCATGTTCATCCAGGGCTTTCCGATCGAAGGCCGCGTCTATGTGGGCACGAGCTGGAACTGGGTCGCGCCGTTTCCGCTGCTGGTCGGCGTGGGGCTGATTTTCGGCTACGCGCTGCAGGGTACGACGTGGCTCGTGCTCAAGACCGAAGGCGAACTGCAGCAATGGAGCCGAACCATGGCGCGTTATGCGCTGCTTGGCGTGATCGCGTTCATTCTGCTCATCAGCCTGTGGACGCCGCTCAAGGATGCGCGCATCGCGGCGCGCTGGTTCGGCTTTCCGCAGAGCTTTCTGTTCGCGCCGGTGCCCGTTCTGACCGTGCTGCTCGCGTGGACGCTATGGTCGAGCCTCGCGAAAGGCCGCGAAGTGTTGCCGTTCCTGTGTTCGATCGGACTGTTCTTTCTTGCGTTCACGGGGCTCGTGATCAGCCTGTGGCCGTTTATCGCGCCGCCATCGGTGACGCTGTGGGACGCGTCGGCCGCGCCGCTGTCGCATCAGTTTCTGTTGATCGGGACGATGTTTCTCTTGCCCGTGCTCGTGATCTACGTGATCTGGTCGTATTGGGTGTTTCGCGGCAAAGTGCGTGGGGATATTGGGTATCACGCGTGA
- a CDS encoding peroxiredoxin, translated as MKSRISSFTAGGVLAIAAAILPLTAGATLKPGDAAPEFTAQASLGGNVYDYSLADALKKGPVVLYFYPAAFTKGCTIEAHEFAEAVDQYKAEGATVIGVSHDNIDTLKKFSVSECRSKFPVAADQDSKIIRSYDASMPMKSTMANRVSYVIAPDGKVIYEYTSLSPDQHVANTLQALRDWNAKHKAQ; from the coding sequence ATGAAGAGCAGGATTTCGAGCTTTACGGCGGGTGGCGTGCTGGCGATCGCGGCGGCGATCCTTCCGCTCACGGCGGGCGCGACGCTCAAGCCCGGCGATGCCGCGCCCGAGTTCACCGCGCAGGCGTCGCTCGGCGGCAACGTGTACGACTACTCGCTCGCGGATGCGTTGAAGAAAGGCCCCGTGGTCCTGTACTTCTATCCGGCGGCGTTCACGAAGGGCTGCACGATCGAGGCGCACGAATTCGCCGAAGCGGTCGATCAGTACAAGGCCGAGGGCGCGACGGTCATCGGTGTGTCGCACGACAACATCGATACGCTGAAGAAGTTCTCCGTGAGCGAGTGCCGCAGCAAGTTCCCGGTCGCGGCGGATCAGGACTCGAAGATCATCCGTTCCTACGACGCCTCCATGCCGATGAAGAGCACGATGGCCAATCGCGTGTCCTACGTGATCGCGCCGGACGGCAAGGTCATCTACGAGTACACGAGTCTGTCGCCGGACCAGCACGTCGCGAACACGCTGCAGGCGCTGCGCGACTGGAACGCGAAGCACAAGGCGCAGTGA
- a CDS encoding EAL and HDOD domain-containing protein, with amino-acid sequence MPDSSMKRAAQAKRGPSVYVGRQPILDGDGALVAYELLFRDSPDNRARIHDDVQATAHVVARTVGEIGVPAVLGPHPGYVNMSRELLFDDIVHIMQPERFVLELLENITFDEALFKRCAQLRNAGFRFALDDVVRLDDALLAALPSVDIVKIDFLAADHDHLPALAAAVKRRGKLLVAEKVETTADFAKAKDLGFDLFQGYFFARPQVLSARRASPARGSLLRLMAVLAGEPGMRELEAELKRNPDIVVQLMRLANSSAQTRGRRVSSLREAIAATGTRQLMRWAQLLLYADGSGLPWRSDPLLQLVGTRARFLELAAETLRPADEAFSDAAFMTGIFSLVHVVLDMQPAEILDKLHLTAEIRAAILTGDGPLGALLGIARAAERGDAPAIDASRHAQPSLDVLTPAVLAKLQFEAAAWFAQHRMDQGVDDAH; translated from the coding sequence ATGCCCGACTCGTCCATGAAGCGCGCGGCGCAGGCAAAGCGCGGACCGAGCGTCTACGTCGGGCGTCAGCCGATCCTCGACGGCGACGGCGCGCTCGTCGCCTACGAGCTGCTGTTTCGCGACAGCCCCGACAATCGCGCGCGCATCCACGACGACGTGCAGGCGACCGCGCATGTCGTCGCGCGCACGGTGGGAGAGATCGGCGTGCCGGCCGTGCTCGGGCCGCATCCGGGCTACGTGAACATGAGCCGCGAGCTCCTGTTCGACGATATCGTTCACATCATGCAGCCCGAGCGTTTCGTGCTGGAGCTGCTGGAGAACATCACCTTCGACGAGGCGCTTTTCAAACGCTGCGCGCAGCTGCGCAACGCGGGCTTTCGCTTCGCGCTCGACGACGTCGTGCGCCTCGATGATGCGCTGCTCGCAGCGCTCCCCTCGGTGGACATCGTCAAGATCGACTTTCTCGCGGCGGACCACGATCATCTGCCGGCGCTCGCGGCGGCGGTGAAGCGGCGCGGCAAGCTGCTCGTGGCCGAAAAAGTCGAAACCACCGCCGATTTTGCCAAGGCGAAGGACCTCGGCTTCGATCTTTTTCAGGGCTATTTCTTCGCGCGGCCGCAGGTGCTGTCGGCGCGGCGCGCGAGTCCGGCGCGCGGCTCGCTGCTGCGCCTGATGGCCGTGCTGGCCGGCGAACCGGGCATGCGCGAGCTGGAGGCGGAGCTCAAGCGCAATCCGGATATCGTCGTGCAGCTGATGCGCCTCGCCAATTCGAGCGCGCAGACGCGCGGTCGGCGCGTATCGTCGCTGCGCGAGGCGATCGCGGCGACCGGCACGCGCCAGTTGATGCGCTGGGCGCAACTGCTGCTCTACGCGGACGGCAGCGGCCTGCCGTGGCGTTCGGACCCGCTGCTGCAGCTAGTCGGTACGCGCGCGCGCTTTCTGGAGCTTGCGGCCGAAACGCTGCGTCCGGCCGACGAAGCCTTCTCCGATGCCGCGTTCATGACCGGCATCTTCTCGCTCGTGCATGTCGTGCTCGACATGCAGCCGGCGGAAATTCTCGATAAGCTGCATCTGACGGCGGAAATCCGCGCGGCGATCCTCACGGGCGACGGGCCGCTCGGCGCGCTGCTCGGCATCGCGCGGGCGGCGGAGCGGGGCGATGCGCCGGCCATCGACGCGAGCCGTCACGCGCAGCCGTCGCTCGACGTGCTGACGCCCGCCGTGCTGGCGAAATTGCAGTTCGAAGCGGCGGCGTGGTTCGCCCAGCATCGCATGGATCAGGGCGTGGACGACGCGCATTGA
- a CDS encoding bifunctional diguanylate cyclase/phosphodiesterase translates to MQANRINVSRRAPWRIALDALARAWGRAAREPQERALDARPDAADAPSAPSTPPDAPAPQAPVRAGVPEAMLGAVDFLAQLDDALRFQYVSDASIEFIGYHRDYLSMLTLHDLVASEEADELHALVARARASGKLESATLTVVKSLTYPICVELRLVSTAARGTPGFALAAFDVMHWREREASLTHTLNHDALTGLDNLVSLKDAIGAAQAEAELTRTHAGLVLLDIDDYQRINRALGYDAGDELLRETARRIQHTAGHGERVARVAGDEFAVLLPAGSTPELAESLGRRLLTAIAQPYRHRGQHTHLSASVGVALYPDQSGKSAKSGAQTSLLRMADHALAQAKEAGGNALVFHTIDDNPADAERLKLEADLYEAVRNGEFSLFFQPITKIRTGAVVGVEALMRWNHPVHGLVPPSTFIPLAESIGLINYLGNWVLKAACMQITQWDAIGIRLDYISVNVSPQQFRDKRFTAAVKEALALTGIDARRLVFEITESLLMHDPEEATRLLEALTSIGIRFAVDDFGTGYSSLAYLQRFPLSKLKIDRSFVENLITSRNNRAIVSAVVGLAQSLGLELVAEGVETEAQRDLLADLGCDHIQGWLISHALPSDELARSFQSNSLVLHETT, encoded by the coding sequence ATGCAAGCGAATCGGATCAACGTCTCCCGCCGCGCACCGTGGCGCATCGCGCTCGATGCGCTCGCGCGCGCATGGGGACGCGCCGCACGCGAGCCTCAAGAGCGCGCGCTCGACGCGCGTCCCGACGCCGCCGACGCGCCTTCCGCGCCCTCGACTCCGCCCGACGCGCCCGCGCCGCAAGCGCCCGTTCGCGCCGGTGTGCCCGAAGCCATGCTCGGCGCGGTCGACTTTCTTGCCCAGCTCGACGACGCGCTGCGCTTTCAGTATGTATCCGATGCGAGCATCGAGTTCATCGGCTATCACCGTGATTATCTGAGCATGCTGACGCTGCACGATCTCGTGGCGTCGGAGGAAGCCGACGAACTGCACGCGCTCGTCGCCCGGGCGCGCGCGAGCGGCAAGCTCGAATCGGCGACGCTGACCGTCGTGAAGTCGCTGACCTATCCGATCTGCGTCGAGCTGCGGCTCGTGTCGACCGCCGCGCGAGGCACGCCCGGCTTCGCGCTCGCCGCCTTCGACGTGATGCACTGGCGCGAGCGCGAAGCGTCGCTCACGCATACGCTCAATCACGACGCGCTCACCGGCCTCGACAATCTCGTCTCGCTCAAGGACGCGATCGGCGCCGCGCAGGCCGAAGCCGAACTCACGCGCACGCACGCGGGGCTGGTGCTGCTCGACATCGACGATTATCAGCGCATCAACCGCGCGCTCGGCTACGACGCCGGCGACGAACTGCTGCGCGAAACCGCGCGCCGCATCCAGCACACGGCGGGGCACGGCGAGCGCGTCGCGCGCGTGGCCGGCGACGAGTTCGCGGTGCTGCTGCCCGCCGGCAGCACGCCGGAACTCGCCGAGAGTCTCGGGCGGCGGCTCCTGACTGCGATCGCCCAGCCGTACCGGCATCGCGGGCAGCATACGCATCTGTCCGCGAGCGTGGGCGTCGCGCTCTATCCGGACCAGTCCGGCAAGAGCGCGAAGAGCGGCGCGCAGACGAGCCTCCTGCGCATGGCCGATCACGCGCTCGCGCAGGCGAAGGAAGCGGGCGGCAACGCGCTCGTCTTCCATACCATCGACGACAACCCCGCCGACGCCGAGCGTCTGAAGCTCGAAGCGGATCTCTATGAGGCCGTGCGCAACGGCGAGTTCTCGCTGTTCTTCCAGCCGATCACGAAAATCCGCACGGGCGCGGTGGTCGGCGTGGAAGCGCTGATGCGCTGGAACCATCCGGTGCACGGTCTGGTGCCGCCGTCGACCTTCATTCCGCTCGCGGAGTCGATCGGCCTCATCAACTATCTGGGCAACTGGGTGCTGAAGGCGGCGTGCATGCAGATCACGCAGTGGGACGCGATAGGCATCCGGCTCGATTACATCTCGGTCAACGTGTCGCCGCAGCAGTTCCGCGACAAGCGCTTCACCGCGGCGGTCAAGGAAGCGCTCGCGCTGACCGGTATCGACGCGCGGCGGCTCGTGTTCGAGATCACCGAAAGCCTGCTGATGCACGATCCGGAGGAAGCCACGCGCCTGCTCGAAGCGCTGACGTCGATCGGCATCCGCTTCGCCGTCGACGATTTCGGCACCGGCTATTCGAGCCTCGCTTATTTACAACGTTTTCCGCTGTCGAAGCTCAAGATCGACCGCAGCTTTGTCGAGAACCTGATTACGTCCCGCAACAACCGTGCGATCGTGAGCGCGGTCGTCGGGCTCGCGCAGTCGCTCGGGCTGGAGCTGGTCGCTGAAGGCGTCGAAACCGAGGCACAGCGCGACTTGCTCGCCGATCTCGGCTGCGATCACATTCAGGGCTGGCTCATCAGCCACGCATTGCCTTCGGACGAGCTGGCGCGCTCGTTCCAGTCGAACTCGCTCGTGCTGCACGAGACAACATGA